The following are encoded in a window of Sebastes umbrosus isolate fSebUmb1 chromosome 7, fSebUmb1.pri, whole genome shotgun sequence genomic DNA:
- the foxn1 gene encoding forkhead box protein N1: MLQLLSERIWLKLQIHKEERGQLLFAKARSRFWCRMSDSPTFSHSRVKSQESTPQASLHTCEPCGTSCQQMAESQTKEERDDCFTQQESNAFSLNRRHSSDGPIGSGPGSAPGRGPVDSDRFHPYRRQFSDGAVPAAGCLQQCSSSFSCLQEECSPDTRSHSSSGEVPTSWDQYSGSVQSSYPELPALPVEPSCFLSQSYPSYGSSSPQQHVSSRLYPHNDHSSSSKYSLQCLTTQSHQESSKQSLFPKPIYSYSILIFLALKNSKTGSLPVSEIYSFMTEHFPYFKSAPDGWKNSVRHNLSLNKCFEKVENKNGNSSRKGCLWALNPAKVEKMQEELHKWRRKDPVTVRRSMARPEDLDCLMGERLDKLRSLPPYTNPALLSRVAPIYGATSSSCTPAQLRPPCLPIRRPHYAHVQPQQPCYLPPAAAHPSNSFALYSPCGQQPAAGVPSATGSLHSPMAGKMPPVYNEYSRSMQDLLLEGDASYDIDTLNPSLTDLQLQGNMWEELRQDSLVSDPQVTTVTPSTTSALQDYRAQASYLQVSSPGRRKAEYEDENTGRNFEQHGCLNGLHPVVYSGVESLAGCLTSCTASVSLM, translated from the exons GAGCAGATTTTGGTGCAGAATGTCAGACTCCCCGACATTTTCCCACAGTAGAGTAAAGTCTCAAGAATCAACGCCTCAGGCCAGCCTACACACCTGTGAGCCCTGTGGGACCTCCTGCCAGCAGATGGCAGAATCTCAG ACTAAAGAGGAAAGGGACGATTGCTTCACCCAGCAAGAGAGCAACGCCTTCAGCTTGAACAGGAGGCACAGCTCTGATGGGCCCATTGGTTCAGGGCCAGGATCAGCTCCAGGACGAGGCCCCGTTGACTCCGACCGTTTCCATCCGTACCGTCGACAGTTCAGCGATGGCGCGGTGCCGGCTGCAGGTTGCCTCCAACAATGTTCGTCTTCCTTCAGCTGTCTGCAGGAGGAGTGCAGCCCTGACACTCGTTCACACAGCTCGAGTGGCGAAGTACCAACATCATGGGACCAGTACAGCGGCAGCGTTCAG AGTTCGTACCCAGAGCTACCGGCTCTACCAGTAGAGCCCTCCTGCTTCCTGTCTCAAAGCTATCCATCCTACGGCTCATCAAGCCCTCAACAACAC gtctCATCTAGACTGTATCCCCATAATGATCACTCCAGCAGCTCAAAATATTCTCTCCAATGTCTCACCACTCAATCACACCAGGAGAGCAGCAAACAGTCCCTCTTCCCCAAGCCCATCTACTCATACAG CATCTTGATCTTCTTGGCTCTGAAGAACAGTAAAACAGGAAGCCTGCCAGTCAGTGAGATCTACAGCTTCATGACTGAACACTTCCCCTATTTCAAG TCGGCTCCTGATGGATGGAAGAACTCTGTGCGTCACAACCTCTCCCTGAACAAGTGCTTTGAGAAGGTGGAGAACAAAAATGGGAACTCGTCCCGTAAAGGCTGTCTGTGGGCTCTCAATCCAGCCAAGGTGGAGAAAATGCAAGAGGAGCTGCACAAGTGGCGTCGCAAGGACCCCGTCACTGTTCGCAGGAGCATGGCGAGGCCAG AGGACCTTGATTGTCTAATGGGAGAGAGACTAGACAAGCTCAGGTCTTTGCCACCTTACACCAACCCAGCTTTGTTATCCCGAGTGGCTCCTATCTACGGCGCCACCTCGTCATCTTGCACCCCAGCCCAGCTTCGACCACCCTGCCTACCCATTCGTCGTCCACATTACGCCCACGTCCAACCTCAGCAGCCCTGCTACCTGCCTCCCGCCGCCGCTCACCCCAGCAACTCATTTGCCCTGTACTCACCCTGTGGACAGCAGCCTGCAGCTGGCGTCCCATCAGCCACTGGGAGCTTGCACTCCCCCATGGCTGGTAAGATGCCACCTGTTTACAATGAGTACTCCAGGAGCATGCAGGACTTGCTGTTGGAGGGAGACGCCAGTTATGACATCGACACGCTCAACCCCAGTCTGACTGACCTGCAGCTGCAAG GTAACATGTGGGAGGAGTTACGGCAGGACAGCCTGGTGTCTGATCCGCAAGTCACCACCGTGACCCCGTCCACGACCTCTGCCCTGCAGGACTACCGCGCCCAGGCCAGCTACCTGCAGGTCTCCTCTCCTGGTCGACGAAAAGCAGAGTATGAGGATGAAAACACGGGCAGAAACTTTGAGCAGCACGGCTGTTTGAACGGGCTGCATCCTGTGGTTTATTCAGGGGTGGAGAGTCTGGCCGGGTGCCTGACCTCCTGCACTGCATCGGTCTCCTTAATGTAA